Below is a genomic region from Castanea sativa cultivar Marrone di Chiusa Pesio chromosome 2, ASM4071231v1.
TGAAAATGCACTAATATGAAATTAGATTCAATAAAAACGGTCGCTCAAGttaaattttcattcatttagtATATTATAACCATAATTTGAAATATATCAAAAGACTTCAGCTGACCTTAGATGTTCAATATTACTCAATGTTAAAAAGATGGCTGTCCAACCTTCacatctctttcttcttaaCAAGGGAAGGGATGGATATTCCTATAAAAGTCAACCTTAGATATTCTttatatattctaaaaaaaaaattacattcaaCTGATCTTCAAGGGATTTAGCTAGTTAATGTTTCTCTTTCTGGAAGAGGGTTTGGGATCAGATCTTTTTCAAcctataaaaattttcaatttaaggAGATTTAGTGCCAACAGTAGTACAGAAAGCATCAATTTCACCTTAAGGGAGTACACTATCCAAGCTGGAATTTTTGACGATTTGATTCCAATTCCATCTGAATATGCTAAGAAGAAAATGAATAGCAAAATTTTAAACCCAGGCCCCAAAAcgccccctccccccccccccccccaaaaaaaaatccccgCTGTGGCTCTGCTAGAAATAAGAGTATCCTAACCACAAATACAACTACCATGGTTAGACAGACCCACTGTATGGGTATACTATGTGCAGTTGAAAATGGGTACAAACTACAAGGATCCAAGAAATCGGATCAGCTGCATCAGCATGCTATCTTATCGTGTTTTTGCTTAGAAGAATCCTAAAGCCTTCAAACGTATTAATACCTTCAGACAGTTGACCAAGAGCTAACCTAATAGCAGAAGCACCATGTAGTTCCTTGGCTCTCAACATGGGAAGCTGCAAATGGAAGACCTGCTTACCATTTGCACAACATTAGTGCAGAGATTCTATATATATTGCTTTCTCTACAGCAAACATCTTTATATGGCTTTAGTACATAAAATGTACTAAAAACGTATACCCCTGCGAACTTAGTGCATTTCTACATATCTAATAATACGTATTGCTTatcagaaaaaatatatattatataaaatgaaataatcaATTAAGGAAGGTGGACCTTGTCACTccttacaaagaaaaaatacagCAGTCACCAATTAAATCTGAACCAATATGCCTTAAATGTGCTATATCACAACGGACTTCCATAGACATTAGATCTGAGAAAATGTTTCGTATTCCCTTGACTTGAGGGGAAAAAGAAACATCTATGTTATCATCCCTTTCTTATTGTAGAGAGAGCACCTCCAACAGTAAGAAGGTTAAATATGTAGTACTATGACATTAGGAAAAACTGATTGCACCATTTTAGTCCAAACAGACTTCAACAAATAACCATGCCTAGGGAAAATTGAACTCAAATGCAACTCTAAAATTCCCTTACTATCAGCTCAACATTCAAGCCTCACTCTTTAGACCATATATGGCCTTGACCTGAAGTGAATAGCCCTTTTGGTGAGCCTTGACAGAACTATGAAGAAGGGACAGTTTTGAGCCAACAGTAAGAAAGGGGAAGCagtaaagattaagggaagagacgCATCATCCTCAACCGACAAGTAAACACTAGCCAACCCGCATCTATATTAGACCCATTATTTATCAATAAAGCATTACCATTATAAACTATGTCACATCTTCAGCTTGGATTAAGATTTAAGACTGAACACACCATCAATAAAGAACCACGCTCCATATTGCACACAACTAACTTTTTTGGAGAtggaatatattatatatgtacttTACAAAATTACTCCTGAGTAAACTTAATCAAAATGTTTACTCCTTTTCCCACAAGTCTATTAATACCACCAACATCTATCTTAAAACGAATAATGGGACAAGCACATCCAATTAAAAAGCAATTATTACATAAACGAACACGAATGAATCCTCATCAAACTAATCAGGGACCGAAAAATTGGTAACAATATATTTTGCATCAACACAAATAACAAGTACAACAAAGAACGTTACCTGAAATTTGAATAGTTCCACAGGCCCCCTAGACTAAAACACACACTTTTGAACAATATACTAATAGTAAGAAGATCAAACAAAGCTAATTTCCTTCAATTCCATCACCCGAATTCGAAATTTTTACCATCCCAACCCTCTCATTCTCAGGCAAAACCGCCCAATTCGGTGATTGCACTGCACGCAACCACTTGAAATCATCTACATTGCCCCAATTCCCCGTCTCCTCGTCGAGGCTCGCGCCCCTCAAGTCCTCCTCAATCCCTTCATAGCTCAAACAATACGGCGCAAACCTCACCCCAGTACTATCCTCAATTATCGGCCTACTCCTCACTCTCAAATAAAAATCGGTTCCCTTCGCATTGTGGATCCGAATTTGATGCGACGCCATTACAAACACACAATCCTCAGCTCCCTCGATCAGAATGGAGCCTGTTACAGGCCCAGCATAAACCCTACAATTCTTCAGCCTATGAACAAACAATGCTCTCACTGAACCAATCAGTCTCACTTCGCAAGAATCGAGATCGGAAACCGTGAATTCTCCAACCTCAGAGCCTTTGAAATTCTTCACCAAAGTCTCGCCGTTTTTGTTTCTCAAACCGGGCGAATCTCTCACCTGGAAACTCAATTTCTCGAGCGGAACTGAAAACGAATCGGCATTTTCCGGCGCGGTTTGTTTTGAATCGGAGACTGATCGGTCTCGGTCTTGCTTGGAGGCTTTGTTCTTGAAAGAGAATTTCTTCTTGGGAATGAGCTCGGAGTTGAGATTCTCAAGGGTTTGTTTGAGATCGGAGATGGTTTTGAGAGAGGAGCGGACTTCGTAGGAGGGCAAGAAGTAGGAGGACTCGGCGACGAGCTTTTCGAGGTCGGAAATGGAGGCGGAGATGCTGTCGAGGTGAGATCTGAGTTGAGCGGGATCGGTGAGTCGGGACTGGGCGAGTTGGGAGTCGATGGAGCGCTTGGAGTCGGAGAAGCGAGAGAGAAAAGAGgcggtggaggtggtggtggaggtggtggaggacGAGTCGGACTCGGATTGGCGAGCGAGTGAGTTGTCGAGGCGAGTTTGGTGGCGGTTAGAGAGGCGCTCGATCATTGAGATGTGCTTCTTGTGGAGGTTTGGGTCTAGGGTTTCGTTTGAGGTTGCGAGTACTTCTTCTACGTTTTCCATTGTTGTGTGTGTGCGAGCAAAGAGAAGAGAGATCAGAGAAGGAACGAAATAGAAAGCGGGTTAAATTTCTCAGTTCAATTGTTTTAAACGACGGCGTTTCTTGCGTTTTCAAAACTGGGTCGTGAGTAGTGACGTTGGGTTGGAAATTGATTTCACCAAATTGCACCCCCTAAAAACTATTATTCACAAAATGACCAATTTTACAGATAATGAGATAAATCTATGTCTAACATTTCTGACATAATAACActccagcaaaaaaaaaaaaagttaataaaaaatattgatttactCCCAGTTACGtgtcttttcttcttctattttttttttattatatttatttttacatttaatgATGGTtgcattatatttataattttattttagactaTAAAAAAGTTTAGGTACAACTCTTGCTATATCCCTAACATATAGGGTTGTgaatgatgtaaaaaaaaaaaatgacttctATGTGCAAGTAATAGTTAACAAATTACAATCACGCATATCATCACGctataacaaaaattgtgacaaaagtATATGGTTGTAGAATAATTGTTAGACTATTACTAATAATATAGATATTGTAtatagatagaaaaaaaaaataattatctcattttttacTCGGCCCTCCAAAGATAAATTATTGGCTATGCTACTAGAGAGAAccatttcaattataattttgagAGAGTTATT
It encodes:
- the LOC142623622 gene encoding tubulin-folding cofactor C → MENVEEVLATSNETLDPNLHKKHISMIERLSNRHQTRLDNSLARQSESDSSSTTSTTTSTASFLSRFSDSKRSIDSQLAQSRLTDPAQLRSHLDSISASISDLEKLVAESSYFLPSYEVRSSLKTISDLKQTLENLNSELIPKKKFSFKNKASKQDRDRSVSDSKQTAPENADSFSVPLEKLSFQVRDSPGLRNKNGETLVKNFKGSEVGEFTVSDLDSCEVRLIGSVRALFVHRLKNCRVYAGPVTGSILIEGAEDCVFVMASHQIRIHNAKGTDFYLRVRSRPIIEDSTGVRFAPYCLSYEGIEEDLRGASLDEETGNWGNVDDFKWLRAVQSPNWAVLPENERVGMVKISNSGDGIEGN